In one Pseudodesulfovibrio tunisiensis genomic region, the following are encoded:
- a CDS encoding MarR family winged helix-turn-helix transcriptional regulator yields the protein MVLDRLKPRDSMGFLTWKSARIFTNELAARFAASGLDITVEQWRALLPLSKFDGLNQGNLCGILNQEKTGVSRLVAALEKRGLVRRVQDESDRRVKRLFITDAGRRLLETSVDIVIDCRDEMVNHIDPDDVAVCKRVLWQIVVRYAGDCAGKCEE from the coding sequence ATGGTTCTCGACAGACTGAAACCGCGTGATTCCATGGGATTTCTCACATGGAAGAGCGCGCGCATATTTACTAATGAATTGGCGGCCCGTTTCGCGGCCAGCGGACTGGACATCACCGTGGAGCAGTGGCGTGCGCTGCTGCCTCTTTCCAAGTTCGACGGTTTGAATCAGGGAAACCTGTGCGGCATTCTGAATCAGGAAAAGACCGGGGTGAGCCGTCTGGTTGCGGCTCTGGAAAAGCGGGGGCTGGTTCGGCGCGTGCAGGATGAATCCGATCGGCGCGTCAAGCGGCTTTTCATCACGGATGCCGGGCGCAGGCTGCTGGAGACTTCCGTGGACATCGTGATCGACTGTCGCGACGAGATGGTCAATCACATCGATCCGGACGATGTGGCCGTGTGCAAGCGGGTGCTCTGGCAGATCGTTGTGCGCTACGCTGGCGACTGTGCCGGAAAATGCGAGGAATGA
- the cbiR gene encoding cobamide remodeling phosphodiesterase CbiR: MNAPFTIAAPSFVLRAGVPENTRFLKNFFPEIGLLFFETQACLNYTETDLPPTLADLNVSWHVHLPLDLPWQHGLDAVCRDLEPLIKKVDLFAPERYVLHPPDGSQLAPLAERLRNMGVNPADILLENTEEGDLADIWPEAVEAGFSACLDIGHMLAYSQQRIMDLPGLWDRVRMLHIYAPGTGAHHQPLGGLDRNGRKLLKTMLARLEPGNVVTLEVFEEQGLFASAELLVELTAKWRNRP; this comes from the coding sequence ATGAACGCCCCGTTCACCATTGCCGCGCCCAGTTTCGTACTGCGCGCCGGAGTGCCGGAGAACACCCGCTTTCTCAAGAATTTCTTCCCGGAAATCGGCCTGCTCTTCTTCGAGACGCAAGCCTGCCTGAACTATACCGAAACCGACCTGCCTCCGACCCTTGCCGACCTGAACGTGTCATGGCACGTGCACCTGCCGCTGGATTTGCCATGGCAGCACGGACTGGACGCGGTGTGCCGCGATCTGGAACCGCTCATCAAAAAGGTTGACCTGTTCGCTCCCGAACGGTACGTGCTGCATCCGCCGGACGGCTCGCAGCTTGCGCCGTTGGCGGAACGGCTGCGCAACATGGGCGTGAATCCCGCGGATATCCTTCTGGAAAACACGGAAGAGGGCGATCTGGCCGACATCTGGCCGGAAGCGGTTGAGGCGGGATTTTCCGCATGTCTGGACATCGGCCACATGCTGGCCTATTCCCAGCAGCGCATCATGGACCTGCCCGGACTCTGGGACAGGGTCCGCATGCTGCACATATACGCGCCCGGAACCGGAGCGCACCACCAGCCCCTTGGCGGGCTGGACCGAAACGGCAGAAAGCTGCTTAAAACCATGCTTGCCCGACTTGAACCCGGCAACGTGGTCACGCTGGAAGTCTTCGAGGAGCAGGGGCTGTTCGCCTCGGCGGAACTCCTGGTCGAACTGACCGCAAAATGGAGGAACCGTCCGTGA
- a CDS encoding bifunctional adenosylcobinamide kinase/adenosylcobinamide-phosphate guanylyltransferase, translating to MITLVLGGNKSGKSDFALELAARSGHPMLFIATGKARDLEFRAQINRHRLDRGPETTVFEVDRDLPRALINAKPDFPTVLVDSLDYWLFSIREAECEQASVEEFLDTLRNWDGPDLVLVSCETGLGPLPAGSAIRAFVRSLGALNQETARLADAVHLVAAGLPLTLKKG from the coding sequence GTGATCACGCTCGTTCTCGGCGGCAACAAGTCCGGCAAGTCGGACTTTGCACTGGAGCTGGCGGCCCGGTCGGGCCATCCCATGCTCTTCATCGCCACAGGCAAGGCACGCGACCTGGAATTCCGTGCCCAGATCAACAGGCACCGCCTGGATCGAGGCCCGGAAACCACTGTATTCGAAGTGGACCGGGACTTGCCTCGGGCGCTCATTAACGCTAAACCGGACTTTCCGACCGTGCTGGTGGACAGTCTGGACTACTGGCTTTTCAGCATTCGCGAAGCCGAATGCGAACAGGCCAGCGTCGAGGAATTTCTCGACACGCTCCGGAACTGGGACGGCCCGGATCTGGTGCTGGTCTCGTGCGAGACCGGGCTCGGGCCGCTGCCTGCCGGCAGCGCGATTCGGGCTTTCGTGCGGAGCCTCGGGGCGCTCAATCAGGAGACGGCCCGTTTGGCGGATGCGGTGCACCTTGTGGCCGCAGGGCTCCCGCTAACCCTGAAAAAGGGATGA
- a CDS encoding DHH family phosphoesterase: MALFRQLDEQVEQLLSLLSKDDNWLIVINADPDALGSALALKRIMTRRVKSVGIGQINEIQRPDNLAMIRYLRIPTRKLIPNLVAQYDKFALVDSQPHHNPELEKLDFSVVIDHHPVSRENPVEAPFADIRPKYGATCTMLTEYLYNMKIRPAKLLATALMYGIRCDTKTFEREFIDADMAAFKYLHKFADAKLMNRISRSEFHLDWMRYFSRAFYNLRRIGHGLFAHCGNVENPDILVIVADFFTRVHNVPWVVVSGVADDKLVVIFRGDGMRRDMGKMAQTLMNGLGSAGGHKQAARAEVEVAALEGEDPEIFMLKRLGQGNKSVIRRI; this comes from the coding sequence GTGGCACTTTTCAGACAACTGGACGAACAGGTGGAGCAACTGCTCTCCCTGCTCAGCAAGGATGACAACTGGCTGATCGTCATCAATGCCGACCCGGACGCTCTGGGTTCGGCCCTGGCCCTCAAACGCATCATGACCCGCCGGGTCAAGTCCGTGGGCATCGGCCAGATCAATGAAATCCAGCGGCCGGACAATCTGGCCATGATCCGCTACCTGCGCATTCCCACGCGCAAGCTCATACCGAATCTGGTGGCCCAGTACGACAAGTTCGCTCTGGTGGATTCCCAGCCCCATCACAACCCGGAGCTGGAAAAGCTGGATTTCTCCGTGGTCATCGACCATCACCCCGTTTCCAGGGAAAACCCGGTCGAAGCGCCCTTTGCGGACATCCGTCCCAAGTACGGCGCGACCTGCACCATGCTCACCGAATACCTGTACAACATGAAGATCCGCCCGGCCAAACTGCTGGCCACGGCCCTCATGTACGGCATCCGGTGCGACACCAAGACCTTTGAACGGGAATTCATCGACGCGGACATGGCGGCGTTCAAGTACCTGCACAAGTTCGCGGATGCCAAGCTCATGAACCGCATCAGCCGCAGCGAGTTCCATCTGGACTGGATGCGCTACTTCTCCCGGGCCTTCTACAACCTGCGCCGCATCGGACACGGCCTGTTCGCGCATTGCGGCAATGTGGAGAACCCGGACATTCTGGTCATCGTGGCCGACTTCTTCACCCGCGTGCACAACGTGCCGTGGGTCGTGGTCTCGGGTGTGGCCGACGACAAGCTCGTGGTCATCTTCCGGGGCGACGGCATGCGCCGGGACATGGGCAAGATGGCCCAGACCCTGATGAACGGACTGGGCTCCGCCGGCGGACACAAGCAGGCCGCGCGAGCAGAGGTCGAAGTGGCCGCTCTGGAAGGCGAAGACCCGGAAATCTTCATGCTCAAGCGGCTGGGACAAGGCAACAAGTCCGTGATCCGCAGAATCTGA
- the polA gene encoding DNA polymerase I, translated as MPSIKERLNLDTDPVFLIDGTALFYRAFYSRADLTRSDGFPTGAVNTTLRVLMNLMRDEQPAHLAFIMDGKGPTFRHEMYEPYKAQRPAMPEPLVMQIEPVRQAIELLGVKLMVSDGVEADDCIASLAARYKAEHPVVIVAADKDLKQCLDTNVVLLNQARKDKLTTLEEFQEEEGMTPAQWPDFQALIGDSADNIPGIPKVGPVTAKKIMAEFPTLESLRDGYENLPAKLRAKVEPELENIFLYRELTRMKLDCCTNPLSELEVHAPDRDALLAFFEEYELRSLSRAIPKTRAAVRMPVSTPAAKPSAPGTATQGLLFDMGETRPKADPIRLTEITTASALPDMTGKDVGLCAEDTKFRLGVEDREYLYTGDTADLAKSLSKTARIATPSVQDLLRADTAWEALRPDQWFDLSLAAYLLDPEARNYAWDRLRQSLYQNPGPGFAEVAQGLHPEAQGLAALAYMRGVIHSVENANLLPLMRDLEQPLIPVLVGMERQGIGVDANAFRQFLEEVSHELESLTRKIIDQSGGEPFNIRSSQQLATVLFDRLELKPSGKTPGGQLSTANQVLEKLRSQHPIIEDILEYRMLEKLRSTYLEPLPKLMDKSGRIHTHFNQLATATGRLSSSGPNLQNIPIRGKHGPRMRACFTAGPGNLIAAADYSQVELRVLAHFSRDPNLLDAFRNDQDIHARTAALLHDKDAPEAVTPDERRSAKTINFGLIYGMGPQKLARELKITVNQAKEFIARYFEKLDTLKKFYDSVVEEAQHNGFVTTLAGRRRLLPELHSRNSQVVSQARRQAINTVIQGSAADIIKMAMLKAHNDNQLAELDARLILQVHDELLIEAPKDTIEAAGKRLMEVMQTTAELDVPLKVDMGIGFTWAEAH; from the coding sequence ATGCCTTCTATCAAGGAACGCCTCAATCTCGACACGGACCCCGTATTTCTCATCGACGGCACGGCGCTCTTCTATCGCGCCTTCTACTCCCGCGCCGATCTGACCCGTTCCGACGGATTCCCCACCGGCGCGGTCAACACCACGCTCCGGGTGCTCATGAATCTGATGCGCGACGAGCAGCCCGCCCATCTGGCCTTCATCATGGACGGCAAGGGACCGACCTTCCGCCATGAAATGTACGAACCGTACAAGGCCCAGCGGCCCGCCATGCCTGAACCTCTGGTCATGCAGATCGAACCCGTGCGTCAGGCCATCGAACTGCTCGGGGTCAAGCTCATGGTCTCGGACGGCGTGGAGGCCGACGACTGCATCGCCTCCCTTGCGGCCCGGTACAAGGCCGAGCATCCCGTGGTCATCGTGGCTGCGGACAAGGACCTCAAGCAATGCCTCGACACGAACGTGGTCCTGCTGAATCAGGCGCGCAAGGACAAGCTCACCACGCTGGAGGAATTTCAGGAAGAGGAAGGCATGACTCCGGCCCAGTGGCCCGACTTTCAGGCCCTGATCGGCGATTCCGCGGACAACATTCCGGGCATTCCCAAGGTCGGACCGGTCACGGCCAAGAAGATCATGGCCGAATTCCCGACTCTGGAATCCCTGCGCGACGGGTACGAAAACCTGCCAGCCAAGCTCCGGGCAAAAGTCGAACCTGAACTGGAAAACATCTTTCTGTACCGCGAACTGACCCGCATGAAGCTGGACTGCTGCACCAATCCCCTGTCCGAACTGGAGGTGCATGCCCCGGACCGCGACGCCCTGCTCGCGTTTTTCGAGGAATACGAACTGCGCTCCCTGTCCCGGGCCATTCCCAAGACTCGAGCTGCGGTCAGAATGCCTGTGAGCACGCCTGCGGCCAAACCCTCGGCTCCCGGAACCGCGACTCAGGGGCTACTGTTCGACATGGGGGAAACCAGGCCCAAGGCCGATCCCATCCGGCTGACCGAAATCACAACGGCCTCGGCCCTGCCCGACATGACGGGCAAGGACGTGGGCCTGTGCGCCGAAGACACGAAATTCCGGCTCGGCGTGGAGGACAGGGAATATCTCTATACCGGTGATACCGCGGACCTCGCCAAATCCCTGAGCAAGACGGCACGCATCGCCACGCCCAGCGTGCAGGACCTGCTGCGCGCGGACACGGCATGGGAAGCCCTGCGCCCGGATCAGTGGTTCGACCTGTCGCTGGCCGCCTACCTTCTGGACCCGGAAGCCCGCAACTACGCATGGGACCGCTTGCGTCAATCCCTGTACCAGAACCCCGGCCCCGGATTTGCCGAGGTTGCGCAGGGATTGCACCCCGAGGCTCAGGGCCTTGCCGCGCTGGCCTACATGCGCGGCGTGATCCACAGCGTGGAAAACGCCAATCTCCTCCCTCTGATGCGCGATCTGGAGCAACCCCTGATCCCGGTGCTGGTGGGCATGGAACGGCAGGGCATCGGCGTGGATGCCAACGCCTTCCGCCAATTTCTGGAGGAAGTGAGCCATGAGCTGGAATCCCTGACCCGCAAGATCATCGACCAGTCCGGAGGCGAACCTTTCAATATCCGATCCAGCCAGCAGCTCGCCACCGTGCTGTTCGACAGACTGGAGCTCAAGCCCTCGGGCAAGACCCCGGGCGGCCAGCTTTCCACGGCCAATCAGGTTCTGGAGAAGCTCCGCTCCCAGCATCCGATCATCGAGGACATCCTCGAATACCGGATGCTGGAAAAACTCCGCTCCACCTATCTGGAGCCGCTGCCCAAGCTCATGGACAAGTCCGGGCGCATCCATACGCATTTCAACCAGCTCGCCACGGCAACGGGCAGGCTGTCCAGTTCCGGACCGAATCTCCAGAACATCCCGATCCGGGGCAAGCACGGCCCGCGCATGCGCGCCTGTTTCACGGCCGGGCCGGGCAATCTGATTGCCGCGGCCGATTATTCGCAGGTGGAACTCCGCGTACTGGCCCACTTCTCCAGGGACCCGAATCTGCTGGACGCGTTCCGCAACGATCAGGACATTCATGCGCGCACTGCCGCGCTCCTGCACGACAAGGACGCGCCCGAGGCAGTCACCCCGGATGAACGCCGCAGCGCCAAGACCATCAATTTCGGTCTGATCTACGGCATGGGGCCGCAGAAACTTGCCCGCGAGCTCAAGATCACGGTGAATCAGGCCAAGGAATTCATTGCCCGGTACTTCGAGAAGCTCGACACCCTGAAGAAGTTCTACGACTCCGTGGTGGAGGAAGCCCAGCACAACGGGTTCGTCACCACGCTGGCCGGACGCCGCCGCCTGCTGCCCGAACTGCATTCGCGCAACAGCCAGGTCGTGTCGCAGGCCCGACGGCAGGCCATCAACACGGTCATTCAGGGGTCGGCCGCGGACATCATCAAGATGGCCATGCTCAAGGCCCACAACGACAACCAGCTCGCCGAACTGGACGCACGCCTCATCCTTCAGGTGCATGACGAACTGCTCATCGAAGCGCCGAAGGACACCATCGAGGCGGCAGGAAAGCGGCTCATGGAGGTCATGCAGACCACGGCCGAACTGGACGTGCCCCTGAAGGTGGACATGGGCATCGGCTTTACATGGGCCGAGGCGCATTAG
- a CDS encoding nickel-dependent hydrogenase large subunit produces the protein MTNSMAVRMAEPTVRTDWSGPVVPCPGNAFVVRVRLVDGRVDEAWSTGRMVRNMNVLLRGELDDRGRPKFVSQPHCLCNDGHALAAIRAVEDLADVVLPRSAILVRKLVQSLRCMQEHLLHFYQFHLSDWVNREAALRADPVKATRLSSLPGADADLFRTARDWLHSMATTASDASPGHVAQAPHAGPDELHLMLQGHALQAVRVGSSLQTALELLGCNSKGFQAYRPGGLPDDMDLSPALLTALHAELENCREFVETVFPSDLVRLAKVHAPCTEQGRSRALLTWDDANHGSLLLPDANATAWHRSTPVPEAVTEEAEPNWNDRDRHCYRLLRRRAEPSFHWSQARYFWLTAPRHGKTACEVGPLARVMSSFAEADPTMGQFLKRMLDDCGLSLSAMNSTMGRVLSRGIESSCLMRSIQGLLDELEPVLASGQGRSTKFTLPKSGIGTGRVEVPRGTLAHRIRWADGRIVSHEYLIPSLWNFSPRDSAGERGPLEHALLGCAVANPNHPLEILRTLHQLDPCNACHVVIEDRDTGRTTLTTA, from the coding sequence ATGACAAATTCCATGGCCGTTCGAATGGCCGAACCGACCGTCAGGACGGACTGGAGCGGACCAGTGGTTCCCTGTCCCGGCAATGCGTTCGTCGTGCGCGTCCGACTTGTGGACGGACGGGTCGACGAAGCATGGAGCACGGGCCGCATGGTGCGGAACATGAACGTTCTGCTGCGCGGGGAACTGGATGATCGGGGTCGCCCGAAATTCGTCAGTCAGCCGCACTGTCTCTGCAATGACGGCCATGCTCTGGCCGCGATCCGCGCCGTGGAGGACCTTGCGGACGTGGTTCTGCCGCGTAGCGCGATTCTGGTACGCAAACTGGTCCAGTCCCTGCGATGCATGCAGGAGCATCTGCTCCATTTCTATCAATTTCATCTCTCCGACTGGGTGAACCGGGAAGCCGCACTGCGGGCCGATCCGGTCAAGGCAACGCGCCTGTCCTCCCTGCCCGGAGCCGATGCCGACCTTTTCCGAACAGCCCGGGACTGGCTGCACTCCATGGCCACCACGGCCTCGGACGCAAGCCCGGGACATGTTGCACAAGCCCCCCATGCCGGCCCGGACGAACTGCACCTCATGCTTCAAGGCCACGCCCTGCAGGCCGTTCGGGTCGGCTCTTCACTGCAGACGGCTCTGGAATTGCTCGGCTGCAACTCCAAGGGCTTTCAGGCCTATCGGCCGGGCGGACTCCCCGACGACATGGACCTGAGTCCGGCACTGCTGACAGCCCTGCACGCCGAACTCGAAAACTGCCGGGAATTCGTCGAAACAGTATTTCCCTCGGATCTGGTCCGGCTTGCCAAGGTGCATGCGCCGTGCACCGAACAGGGCCGGAGCAGAGCTCTTCTGACCTGGGACGACGCAAATCATGGCAGCCTTCTTCTTCCGGACGCGAACGCAACGGCATGGCACCGTTCCACGCCGGTACCGGAAGCCGTGACCGAGGAGGCGGAACCGAACTGGAATGATCGGGACCGTCATTGCTACCGACTTCTCCGACGTCGGGCAGAACCTTCGTTTCATTGGAGTCAGGCACGATATTTCTGGCTGACCGCGCCCAGACACGGAAAAACAGCCTGCGAGGTTGGCCCGCTGGCCAGAGTCATGAGCAGCTTTGCCGAAGCCGATCCGACCATGGGACAATTCCTGAAACGGATGCTCGACGATTGCGGACTGTCCCTGTCCGCCATGAATTCCACCATGGGACGGGTTCTGTCGCGGGGCATCGAGTCCTCCTGCCTGATGCGCTCCATTCAGGGCCTGCTGGACGAACTGGAACCGGTGCTGGCAAGCGGGCAAGGTCGAAGCACGAAATTCACCCTGCCGAAATCCGGCATCGGTACAGGCCGGGTGGAAGTGCCACGCGGCACGCTGGCCCACAGGATTCGCTGGGCCGATGGCAGAATCGTCAGCCACGAATACCTCATTCCGTCCCTGTGGAACTTTTCCCCGCGCGATTCCGCCGGAGAACGCGGCCCGCTGGAGCACGCCCTGCTCGGCTGTGCCGTGGCGAATCCCAACCATCCGCTGGAAATCCTGCGCACCCTGCACCAACTGGACCCGTGCAACGCCTGTCACGTGGTGATCGAGGACCGGGACACCGGCCGGACCACCCTGACCACGGCCTGA
- the hydE gene encoding [FeFe] hydrogenase H-cluster radical SAM maturase HydE, with protein MNRKSILEALRDEAHQTALFEQADQVRRDQVGDAVQLRGVVHFSNHCRCNDLYCGLLKDNAQCKRFRMTEDQIVNTALAIANAGLRTVVLQSGEDPHFTGSMLCSIIERILDKADVAITLSLGKRSRKDLKSFRDAGAERYLMKHETMNPELYSRMRSGMQLDDRLRLIDMLRELEFQVGVGNIVGLPGQTPEDICEDILFFQDFQPDMINIGPFIPHAQTPFRDDPAGDMDLLLRVFALTRIVTGNTHMAAANTVATLDPDNGQYRALALGGANVIMPNCNPFLKSRTDKIEYEFQITTRKRYVSVDEARSVVDRAGRTIGEGKGHSLKQQGALL; from the coding sequence ATGAATCGGAAAAGCATACTTGAGGCTCTTCGGGACGAGGCCCACCAGACGGCTCTGTTCGAACAGGCCGATCAGGTGCGCCGCGATCAGGTGGGCGATGCCGTGCAATTGCGCGGCGTGGTCCATTTCTCCAACCACTGCCGGTGCAACGACCTGTACTGTGGTCTGCTGAAGGACAACGCCCAGTGCAAACGGTTCCGCATGACAGAGGATCAGATCGTGAACACGGCTCTGGCCATTGCGAATGCCGGCCTCAGGACCGTGGTGCTGCAATCCGGCGAGGACCCCCATTTCACCGGAAGCATGCTCTGTTCCATCATCGAGCGCATTCTGGACAAGGCGGACGTGGCCATCACCCTGAGTCTCGGCAAGCGCTCCCGCAAGGACCTGAAGTCCTTCAGGGACGCCGGGGCCGAGCGCTATCTCATGAAGCACGAGACCATGAATCCGGAACTCTATTCACGGATGCGTTCCGGCATGCAACTCGATGACCGGCTACGGCTCATCGACATGCTGCGCGAACTGGAATTTCAGGTGGGCGTGGGCAACATCGTGGGACTGCCGGGCCAGACTCCGGAGGATATCTGTGAAGACATTCTCTTCTTTCAGGATTTCCAGCCGGACATGATCAACATCGGCCCCTTCATTCCCCATGCCCAGACTCCGTTCAGGGACGATCCGGCGGGCGACATGGACCTGCTGCTCCGCGTCTTTGCCCTGACACGAATCGTCACCGGCAACACGCACATGGCCGCAGCCAACACCGTGGCCACTCTGGACCCGGACAACGGCCAGTACCGGGCACTCGCTCTGGGCGGAGCCAACGTCATCATGCCCAACTGCAATCCGTTCCTGAAAAGCAGAACGGACAAGATCGAATACGAATTCCAGATCACCACCCGCAAGCGCTATGTCTCGGTGGACGAAGCCAGAAGCGTGGTGGATCGGGCCGGACGAACCATAGGCGAGGGCAAGGGACATTCTCTCAAACAGCAAGGAGCACTGCTTTGA
- a CDS encoding nitrogen fixation protein NifH yields the protein MIKVAIYGKGGIGKSTVTSGISAALGLGGHNVMQIGCDPKTDSTINLLGGFAPTPILQYLQEKGQPDTLDAIVRKGFGNVTCMEVGGPTPGVGCFGRGMLTAFELLDEMGAYDIYKPDVVLYDIMADIVCGGIAVPMREGFADKVCIVTSGEKMALLAARNIILALRNFADRNYAELGGLILNCRDMDNEVERVEAFAREMDTSIIGVIPRDTAIHRFEEDGRTIVEGDRTLPTSQRFLDLAATIVNFAEERNAA from the coding sequence TTGATAAAGGTAGCGATTTACGGAAAGGGCGGCATCGGCAAATCCACGGTAACCTCCGGAATTTCCGCAGCGCTGGGACTGGGCGGCCACAATGTCATGCAGATCGGCTGCGACCCCAAGACCGACTCGACCATCAACCTGCTCGGCGGCTTTGCCCCGACTCCCATTCTGCAATACCTGCAGGAAAAGGGACAGCCCGACACGCTCGACGCCATAGTCAGGAAAGGGTTCGGCAACGTCACCTGCATGGAAGTGGGCGGTCCCACCCCGGGCGTGGGCTGCTTTGGACGAGGCATGCTCACGGCCTTCGAACTGCTCGACGAAATGGGCGCCTACGACATCTACAAGCCGGACGTGGTGCTCTACGACATCATGGCCGACATTGTCTGCGGCGGCATTGCCGTGCCCATGCGGGAAGGGTTTGCGGACAAGGTCTGCATCGTGACTTCCGGTGAAAAGATGGCCCTGCTGGCTGCCCGGAACATCATCCTCGCCCTGCGCAATTTCGCGGATCGAAACTATGCGGAACTGGGAGGCCTGATCCTCAACTGCCGGGACATGGACAACGAGGTGGAGCGCGTGGAAGCGTTTGCCCGCGAGATGGACACCTCGATCATCGGCGTGATCCCCCGCGACACGGCCATCCACCGTTTCGAGGAGGACGGCAGGACCATTGTCGAGGGCGACAGAACCCTGCCCACGTCGCAGCGCTTCCTCGATCTGGCCGCAACCATCGTCAATTTCGCCGAAGAACGGAACGCAGCCTGA
- a CDS encoding nitrogenase component 1, with protein MNPDHARIRVEHLREKSDFPFAPLEGVGPNLAGWGVIETSLLLPESVAIMVGPSACLRHSAFMAHARGFTERFHMLCVSELDMTMGNHLSKVERGIADILARRDEKVAFLIVGCPDYILGTDFTGVINRLEASTGKRIILGAMAPITIGLKESPFTSAYTSFYEFLKHEHRQLNENRLNLLGTFMPLSESGEFYRILANAGLDDVVQIPLCPDLDTFARMAHGRASVVLHPLANGLSGKLEREMGIPTCFAPTAYGFSSIREQYERIGQAAGRTLDVAVVEQEARKAAAPLLASLRGRSTAVGCSINGSPFELALFLVENGVNVDALFARGTIKPYEWDLIAKLGAAKPDIQVYNASHPALCGQTAPFDHVEIAYGVDAGMFCANAANVPLSRYQEQKYGYEATIWMLEQTRDAMAHPVSNYDWIYAHDFLI; from the coding sequence ATGAATCCGGATCACGCCCGAATCAGGGTGGAACATCTTCGGGAAAAATCCGATTTTCCCTTTGCCCCGCTGGAAGGCGTCGGCCCCAATCTGGCGGGATGGGGCGTCATCGAAACCAGCCTGCTGCTGCCCGAGTCCGTGGCCATCATGGTCGGCCCATCGGCCTGCCTGCGCCATTCGGCCTTCATGGCCCATGCGCGGGGATTCACCGAGCGCTTCCATATGCTGTGCGTGTCCGAACTGGACATGACCATGGGCAACCACCTGTCCAAGGTGGAACGGGGCATCGCGGACATTCTTGCCCGGCGGGACGAAAAGGTCGCCTTTCTCATCGTGGGATGCCCGGACTACATTCTGGGCACGGATTTCACCGGAGTCATCAACAGGCTGGAAGCCTCCACAGGCAAACGGATCATCCTCGGCGCCATGGCTCCCATCACCATCGGGCTCAAGGAATCCCCGTTCACCTCGGCCTACACTTCCTTTTACGAATTCCTCAAGCACGAGCATCGTCAACTGAACGAAAACCGGCTCAACCTGCTCGGCACGTTCATGCCCCTGTCCGAATCCGGCGAATTCTACCGAATACTGGCCAATGCCGGGCTGGACGACGTTGTGCAGATACCGCTGTGCCCGGATCTCGACACCTTTGCCCGCATGGCCCATGGCCGGGCCTCGGTGGTGCTCCACCCGCTGGCCAACGGGCTGAGTGGCAAGCTGGAGCGAGAAATGGGCATTCCGACCTGTTTTGCACCGACAGCCTACGGGTTTTCCTCCATCAGGGAGCAGTACGAACGAATCGGTCAGGCAGCGGGCAGAACGCTGGACGTGGCAGTCGTGGAGCAGGAAGCGCGAAAAGCCGCGGCTCCGCTGCTGGCTTCCCTGCGCGGCAGGTCCACGGCAGTCGGATGCAGCATCAACGGCAGTCCCTTCGAACTGGCGCTGTTCCTCGTGGAAAACGGCGTGAACGTGGACGCCCTGTTCGCTCGCGGCACCATCAAGCCCTACGAATGGGACCTGATCGCAAAACTGGGTGCCGCCAAGCCGGACATTCAGGTCTACAACGCATCGCATCCCGCCCTGTGCGGACAGACCGCTCCCTTCGATCATGTCGAAATCGCCTACGGAGTGGACGCGGGCATGTTCTGCGCCAATGCGGCGAATGTTCCCCTGTCTCGCTATCAGGAACAGAAATACGGCTACGAGGCCACCATCTGGATGCTGGAACAGACCCGCGACGCCATGGCACATCCGGTCAGCAACTACGACTGGATCTATGCCCACGACTTTCTCATCTAA